One Sulfitobacter sp. S190 DNA window includes the following coding sequences:
- a CDS encoding B12-binding domain-containing protein, with protein MRPIAKSRAVPEDGDLDGVARQALNILARGRPRASGPIDRRLFDQLMDVVIDPNDVRMEAVRAIMRARGVNDAAIADHYIPALARELGALWSADQLSFQNVSLGSIHLTALLRQLDPSWCSPQRKTPQLGGTICIIVPQGVQHTLGASILAGQLRRAGEVVRLGFDLPLQDIPAFVGPPDTSAALISASSFEGLDFLGTVVRRIKQGNAWLPILIGGNALDRDEDLCELTGADFATTDWKTALSLCSQRLVR; from the coding sequence ATGCGACCGATTGCCAAATCTCGCGCCGTTCCCGAAGACGGGGACCTGGATGGTGTGGCGCGACAGGCGCTGAATATCCTCGCGCGGGGCAGGCCGCGCGCGTCCGGTCCGATAGACCGCAGGCTTTTTGACCAGTTGATGGATGTCGTAATTGACCCAAATGACGTGCGCATGGAAGCCGTGCGGGCCATCATGCGCGCGCGCGGGGTGAACGATGCGGCAATTGCGGATCATTATATCCCCGCGCTGGCGCGTGAGCTGGGGGCGCTTTGGTCGGCGGATCAACTCTCGTTCCAGAATGTATCGCTCGGAAGTATCCATTTGACGGCACTTTTGCGCCAGCTTGACCCTAGTTGGTGCAGCCCCCAGCGCAAAACACCGCAGTTGGGCGGAACCATCTGCATCATCGTACCGCAGGGCGTGCAGCATACTTTGGGCGCAAGTATTCTGGCGGGACAGCTGCGGCGTGCGGGAGAGGTCGTGCGGTTGGGGTTTGATCTTCCGTTGCAGGATATTCCCGCTTTTGTTGGCCCACCGGATACATCTGCGGCCCTGATATCCGCTTCGTCTTTCGAAGGTCTTGATTTCCTCGGGACGGTTGTGAGAAGGATCAAGCAAGGCAATGCATGGCTGCCGATACTGATTGGCGGAAACGCACTAGACCGAGATGAAGACCTATGCGAACTGACCGGAGCGGACTTCGCCACGACCGACTGGAAGACGGCGCTAAGCCTCTGCAGTCAGAGGTTGGTGCGATGA
- the bchF gene encoding 2-vinyl bacteriochlorophyllide hydratase — translation MENAMGPGMRHPSPPHQLYTPAQRARRDASPWTVVQGVLAPLQFVIFLASLALVLRYLWTGEGYGIATVSILIKTGALYLIMITGAIWEKVVFGQWLFAPAFFWEDVISFGVIALHTLYLYGLISGTLAPLSLMVVALLAYAAYVVNAGQFLWKLRMARLSAQVPA, via the coding sequence ATGGAAAACGCGATGGGACCCGGCATGCGCCACCCTTCCCCCCCACATCAGCTCTATACGCCAGCGCAGCGCGCACGGCGCGACGCATCGCCGTGGACGGTTGTGCAGGGTGTCCTGGCGCCTTTGCAATTCGTGATTTTTCTCGCCTCCCTCGCCCTCGTGCTACGATATCTTTGGACAGGCGAAGGATACGGCATCGCGACGGTGTCGATCCTTATCAAAACCGGCGCGCTTTATCTGATTATGATTACCGGCGCGATCTGGGAAAAAGTGGTCTTTGGTCAGTGGCTTTTTGCACCTGCCTTCTTTTGGGAAGACGTGATCAGCTTTGGCGTAATCGCGCTTCATACCCTTTATCTTTATGGCCTGATCAGCGGCACATTGGCACCCCTCTCCCTCATGGTGGTAGCACTTCTGGCCTACGCCGCCTACGTCGTGAACGCAGGTCAGTTCTTGTGGAAGTTACGCATGGCCCGCCTCTCCGCGCAGGTGCCGGCATGA